aaagaaatccggttcacggtagtgagaacatgctgttgaaacacggaaaagcggcgagtgaattaaatcctgacgcccttataagacccacagaaaataatatatccggcagaagttcccacgctgccaggatctctgagatgggtattatattttaacacttcctgttgaggggttgtcgagtgtttcgagtcctgaataaaatgcaggaacagcgaaaacacccaactgggaggaacagcatagtgtgcagagcagcatagtgtgcagagcagcaccagcctgacctgctgaatgataagcccttcccactaaagtggaggttgtcctacaaggctttgaggggagagagggcttcttaagtgacgatgccgagcccggcgagatagccataagcgtctcttcgaccggcggcatcactgaataccgccgtgcctcagcacccacgacagtcgaatataatgacgtcgagggtatgtgaacacaagaagaaaatatatatatatatatttttttttttttttttttaaggggttctccatgagcgaaaaagctcttaatggaggtttatcaaagaagggaaggaacccatgaggcgttccctttcttagactggaagataaaatctatcccctaatttggagcgtttgggggtctctttttcgcatggccagaccaatctggcaaccacacaagtaacaacatcgagcaattcctccgtagattttttatcacggacggaaagctcggaggcgggaagagaatagcgatccacctcatgatccaagAAGCgttgagatcatgtgaagaaacagctgggtttggggagagagtgagagaaagggatcaacccgtctcttgctcctcagccagaaccatgcacgagccccacgaacgatcttcttttcgagagtgctgactcccggaagcaagcgaggcgagcacgacgcactctgcctgttaaagcaaatcgcagtgctcgcacccgccctgctgcaacgcgagagcagcgtgctcccaaacaaacagcaaaaactgatgtgtgtcgtcttcagctatagagcgagaagaggggaacacgcaccgtttgcggttttcagtcattctctctttttttagaaatatatatatatatataatattttctaaacagaagagaaaagagaacaaagaacaaagttcactgcacactgtctaactgattctaactcctaacagaggaaagaaagttttgacagggtgtgtgaaacacacagaaacagaatcgctctgaaaaaagagtttctgacgacacctggtgacatatccatttatagcctggcctcaggtgcatctaatgattacatcagccgaggctataaattccggtcaatgttcattgacgtgtttcacacaatatttcagctcggctcacagcgaaagctgttccccgtagcgcttagcagcgcaacatcgtagtgaagccttttgtaaagggaacatagaTTGGTCCATAATTAATAGTTAATTGAAAGCCCTTATTTGAAACTTTTTACTTTCTAAGAattagattaggttaggtaagACAGTGGAAGGATAGTCATTGAGTAGATCAATGTCATTATGGTCTCAATAAAATGAAGTATAGCATTTTGTTatgtgtttgtttaaataattCTCCTTCCCCTTTTATGGTTTTAATTAATCTACAACATTTCTGTCAAATCATGCCAGTTATTACCTTTAGTGTTGCTACAGTAATGGCATGCATATTATGTTTTAGTCTTtacctcatcagtgctgtttgGAATATCTTGGCGGTCTAGCCTTATGAGATTTGTGTCCAAAACAAATTTCCCTTCGGGGACAATAAAGtatatcttatcttatcttatcttatgtTTGACATTCTCCATTGTGCTTGAAATTCTCAGTTTAATTCAGAGGCGTTTATCCACATTAGCCACATTAGCCTAAACATTGTTGCCTTTGTGGTGTAAAGATGGTGGCTTCAGTTAAAAGAATCAATGCGTTTAGGGAGGGCTCATGATTTGCCCTACTCATCTGAGAAGACACTTATCAAAATTTGGGATTTTGCCCTGGGCCCGGTGAATTGAAAATACAACCCTGCGTATAATGATACAAACTTAATTATGGACATTTGTAAAGCTTCACCAtatcaaaaaaattacttttaattcaAAAGAATGTTATAATAAGTTTTGAGAAAGGCTAACAAGTTACAGCGTTAGGTTTAAATAGGTCATTCTGACTGCAAATGTTAGAGACTGAATGTAATACTTTCTTCATACTCGGAACATCTTATAAatatactttaatacttttatataattttatatttttttatgcaataaaaaaagacaaatatgctGTATTACAatgaaacacattacaaagatcAACAACATATACACAATAACCCATGGGGTTTATTTGCTAGAGCCTCACAAAGAAGTTGCCATGAGTTATTTATAAGGGTGTCTGTGGTCATTACAGCCTTCAGTTCATGAATGGGAACATGTAAGATTGCAACTCTGGCAAGGCAATTGTAATGTTTCATAGGTTCTAGCATTTGTTGTTTTAAACGCATGtgtctttatttaattatttatttttggttgatttaGATGTTTTTCATCTTGGACAAAAGCCATAGGTGCTTATATGTAGATATAATTGGCTTTTTCAATAAACAGTTCTTGGTGATATTAAAGAATAATATCACATAATTTCAATTTGAAATTTGtggattaatatatatttaaaatggatAATAGGACATATTTTGCTACTTATACCCTACTGGAACCAAAAGACACTAAATCATATAGGCATATATACTTCACATGCTTTTTGCTGatctatgtttttatattgtttgttaACATTTGGCTTAGTATGGTCATTGTCTTGGAGAGAGCCCTTCATGAACCAATGTACATTTTTCTGTGCAATCTGTGTATAAATGATGTATATGGAGCCACGGGATTCTATCCTAAATTCCTGCATGATTTAATGTTGGATTCATATGTGATCCCTTCTTATATGTGTGCCTTCCAAGCTTTTGTTATTTACACCTCAGTTATGTGTGACTGTACTACATTAACTGTAATGGCTTATGACAGACATATAGCCATATGTACACCTTTAGACTATCACTCAAAGCTGAACAAATTTACTTGTGGCATATTACTTGGATTATGTTGGACCCTACCATTTATTTATATGGTCATCGCACTTCTGTTGACAAACAGATTGCAATTGTGTAAATATCATATTGATAAATTTTACTGTGACAACTGGTCTATGGTAAAACTCTCATGTCAATCAACTGTTGCCAATAATGTTTATGGTTTTATTGTACTTGCATTTTATTTCTGCCTGTCTATTTGTATTATTGTGTCCTATATTAAACTCATCATTGCATGTAAAGCATC
The Xyrauchen texanus isolate HMW12.3.18 chromosome 34, RBS_HiC_50CHRs, whole genome shotgun sequence DNA segment above includes these coding regions:
- the LOC127628147 gene encoding olfactory receptor 2A12-like, with amino-acid sequence MDNRTYFATYTLLEPKDTKSYRHIYFTCFLLIYVFILFVNIWLSMVIVLERALHEPMYIFLCNLCINDVYGATGFYPKFLHDLMLDSYVIPSYMCAFQAFVIYTSVMCDCTTLTVMAYDRHIAICTPLDYHSKLNKFTCGILLGLCWTLPFIYMVIALLLTNRLQLCKYHIDKFYCDNWSMVKLSCQSTVANNVYGFIVLAFYFCLSICIIVSYIKLIIACKASLENRRKFWQTCMPHMFTMINFAVAVFFDAMYSRYGSGDVQENMRNFLALEMIIVPPLFNPVIYGLQLKEVRKRILKCAINNIKQ